Proteins co-encoded in one Lentisphaera araneosa HTCC2155 genomic window:
- a CDS encoding Trm112 family protein — MQLKANLLELLNCPVCKSGEGLEQKGKELHCLSCKQVFKLKQLDGPDGQGVLMPDFLEFEEK, encoded by the coding sequence GTGCAGCTAAAAGCAAATTTATTAGAGTTACTGAACTGCCCTGTATGTAAATCTGGAGAGGGTTTAGAGCAGAAAGGAAAAGAGTTGCATTGCCTATCATGTAAACAAGTATTCAAGCTGAAACAATTAGATGGCCCCGATGGGCAAGGTGTATTAATGCCTGATTTTCTTGAGTTTGAGGAGAAGTAA
- the nrdR gene encoding transcriptional regulator NrdR: protein MRCPECSNTSNKVLETRLSKDRNILRRRRQCNSCNTRFSTQEEMVRGDLMVIKSGGRKEDFNIQKVREGLQLALRKRPVGDDAINEAVENIKLSVSDRLDREVFSHEIGEMVMIELKRLDEVAYVRFASVYREFKDASEFIETIQSMQSVDYDSDQQ from the coding sequence ATGCGCTGTCCAGAATGTTCTAATACATCTAATAAAGTTTTAGAAACTCGCCTCTCGAAAGATAGGAATATTTTGCGTCGACGCCGTCAATGCAACTCTTGTAATACACGCTTTTCAACACAGGAGGAGATGGTTCGGGGAGATTTGATGGTGATTAAATCAGGAGGAAGAAAGGAAGATTTTAATATACAAAAGGTTCGTGAAGGTCTTCAACTTGCTCTGCGTAAACGTCCGGTGGGTGATGATGCAATAAATGAGGCAGTAGAAAATATTAAGTTGAGTGTTTCTGATCGTTTGGATAGAGAAGTCTTCTCTCACGAAATAGGCGAGATGGTTATGATCGAGCTTAAGCGTCTCGACGAAGTTGCGTATGTACGTTTTGCATCGGTCTACAGAGAGTTTAAAGATGCTTCAGAGTTTATAGAGACAATTCAGTCTATGCAATCTGTAGATTATGATTCAGATCAACAATAA
- the rph gene encoding ribonuclease PH, which produces MRVDGRQNDQLREIKFELGFVKNSLGSALSACGLTEVICTVNIKDGLPGWKSSGSGGWLTAEYRMLPGATHTRSKREAGVGGRSSEIQRLIGRTLRAAVDLDKLGDRTIQIDCDVLNADGGTRCASINGAMLALMNALKKMEEQGVDISGIIKTPLSAISVGVVKGQALLDLCYKEDSAADVDMNVIMTAKGDFVEVQGTGEEAVFSRQELNELLDAGEKGTKEISAELAKIYPEFFE; this is translated from the coding sequence ATGAGAGTAGATGGACGTCAAAACGACCAGTTAAGAGAGATTAAATTTGAACTTGGATTTGTTAAGAATTCACTAGGCTCCGCTTTGTCAGCATGTGGCCTCACAGAAGTGATTTGTACAGTTAATATTAAAGATGGACTTCCAGGGTGGAAAAGTTCGGGTTCAGGAGGCTGGCTAACGGCCGAGTACCGCATGCTACCAGGAGCGACTCATACCCGTTCAAAACGAGAAGCGGGAGTTGGGGGGAGATCATCTGAGATTCAAAGACTCATTGGTAGGACTTTGCGAGCAGCAGTTGATTTGGATAAACTTGGAGACCGCACAATTCAGATTGATTGTGATGTGCTAAATGCTGATGGAGGAACGCGTTGTGCTTCAATAAATGGAGCCATGCTGGCCTTGATGAATGCTTTGAAAAAAATGGAAGAACAAGGCGTCGATATTTCTGGGATTATAAAAACGCCACTCTCGGCTATAAGTGTTGGCGTGGTAAAGGGGCAGGCTTTACTTGATCTTTGTTACAAAGAGGACTCGGCTGCCGATGTCGACATGAATGTGATTATGACGGCAAAAGGTGATTTTGTAGAAGTTCAAGGGACGGGTGAAGAGGCGGTGTTCAGTCGCCAAGAACTCAATGAACTTTTAGATGCAGGAGAGAAGGGAACTAAAGAGATTAGTGCAGAGTTGGCAAAAATTTATCCCGAATTTTTCGAATAA
- a CDS encoding shikimate kinase produces the protein MNIILIGFMASGKSSLGRYMATRTKRQVIDLDHEIEEKAQMSIPKIFETVGEKAFRDLESYVTKLCKNYHNTIVATGGGCILRKENRDALKQAGLVVWLNTSPENVQKYTAKRSNRPLLKGEKSLEEIESMMKAREEFYADASHLKIDVFKHNLEEIFEIIQAYKDQFLAQEYAKE, from the coding sequence ATGAATATTATACTAATTGGCTTCATGGCCAGTGGGAAAAGCTCTCTTGGAAGATACATGGCCACGCGAACAAAACGACAAGTGATTGACCTTGATCACGAGATTGAAGAAAAAGCTCAAATGAGTATCCCAAAAATCTTTGAAACCGTGGGGGAAAAAGCTTTTCGAGATCTAGAAAGCTACGTCACTAAGCTCTGCAAAAATTACCATAATACTATTGTTGCGACTGGCGGTGGCTGCATACTTCGCAAAGAAAACCGTGATGCACTCAAACAAGCAGGCTTAGTTGTCTGGCTTAACACATCACCAGAAAATGTACAAAAATACACGGCAAAACGCAGTAATCGCCCCTTACTAAAGGGAGAGAAGAGCTTAGAAGAGATCGAAAGTATGATGAAAGCTCGAGAAGAATTCTACGCCGACGCCAGCCACTTAAAAATAGACGTCTTTAAACATAATCTAGAAGAAATTTTTGAGATTATCCAAGCTTATAAGGATCAATTCTTAGCACAAGAATACGCGAAAGAATAA
- a CDS encoding ATP-binding protein translates to MSHTEVMLHFIAGPSAGKSVSVKDSTTVGRALESSIPVADRRMSRTHVRIFSKDGLWWIEDLNSSNGTWLGTERITGTHELKNLQHIRIGSSVLEVDFPDNDPRSNLRILHSIDPLHLRNLSMAEDEMMYPSEHRRLAAIYGLTDLIKGVQDEEELFTLVSRYLIQSVPHAEKACLYLLNDSDEYLSPTIGIDDQYQRLDSSEFPVSRKVLNYVSMNLKAILCVYNIREIKDATQSVVMGRNQQFLVAPLIHERELLGIVCLSSSFIGDELSFTEADLQFLTGVVFTTASHLFSLRLNQRTVESERLASLGSTAASLSHYIKNILTGVDGCLYLMRMGIDEEDSSLMNDAWGVLSRNHKRLSGLMLDLLNLAKESSLNIQPHSLTEIIIEVVELIKQGFENRGIELKVSDQIRFKSLVVDIDSMAIHRVLLNLLNNAADAIVGKYKGAEGGVIELRVDLSQSEQLLEIDVIDNGEGIPEEMKSRVFEVFFTGKGDEGTGLGLAVSKKIIEGHKGNISFSSDANGTVFSIRLPIHQRQNNTRLIDLPEDFLSHMNEIASKPRGSTQVE, encoded by the coding sequence GTGAGTCATACTGAAGTCATGTTGCACTTTATTGCAGGTCCATCTGCAGGTAAAAGCGTTTCGGTAAAAGATAGTACGACAGTTGGAAGGGCGCTTGAGTCGAGTATTCCAGTTGCCGATAGACGAATGTCTAGAACACACGTTAGAATATTTTCTAAAGATGGATTGTGGTGGATTGAAGATTTGAACAGCTCAAATGGGACTTGGTTGGGGACAGAGCGAATCACAGGGACTCATGAGCTAAAAAATTTACAGCATATTCGCATTGGTTCATCTGTTTTAGAAGTGGATTTTCCAGATAATGATCCAAGATCCAACTTAAGGATTTTACATAGTATAGATCCTCTGCATTTACGTAATTTGTCGATGGCAGAAGATGAAATGATGTACCCTTCTGAGCATAGGCGTTTAGCGGCGATTTATGGACTTACTGACCTTATTAAAGGTGTACAAGACGAAGAAGAGTTGTTCACCTTGGTTTCGCGCTATTTGATACAATCAGTGCCTCATGCTGAAAAGGCTTGTCTTTATTTACTTAATGATAGTGATGAATATTTATCTCCTACAATAGGCATAGATGATCAATATCAGCGTTTGGATAGTTCAGAGTTTCCAGTTAGTAGAAAAGTTTTGAACTATGTGTCGATGAATCTTAAGGCAATTCTATGTGTATATAACATCCGCGAGATTAAGGATGCAACACAATCAGTCGTCATGGGTAGGAATCAGCAGTTTTTAGTGGCTCCGCTTATCCATGAAAGAGAACTTCTTGGTATCGTCTGTTTAAGTTCTTCTTTTATTGGTGATGAACTAAGTTTTACTGAGGCAGATTTACAGTTTTTAACGGGAGTTGTCTTTACAACGGCAAGTCATTTGTTTAGTTTACGTTTGAATCAGCGTACAGTCGAATCGGAACGTTTGGCTTCTTTAGGTAGTACGGCTGCAAGTTTATCTCACTATATCAAAAATATTCTAACAGGTGTGGATGGCTGTCTTTATCTCATGAGAATGGGCATTGACGAAGAAGATTCGAGTTTAATGAATGATGCTTGGGGAGTTCTTTCTAGAAATCATAAACGCTTATCTGGTTTAATGCTGGATTTGCTCAATTTAGCTAAAGAGTCTAGCCTCAATATCCAACCCCATTCACTAACCGAAATTATAATTGAAGTGGTTGAACTAATAAAGCAAGGCTTTGAGAATCGCGGGATAGAGTTAAAAGTTAGCGATCAGATTCGTTTCAAGAGTTTAGTTGTCGATATTGATTCAATGGCGATTCATCGTGTTCTTTTGAATTTACTTAATAATGCCGCAGATGCGATAGTGGGTAAATACAAAGGAGCTGAAGGTGGCGTGATTGAACTCCGTGTCGATTTATCTCAGTCTGAGCAATTGTTAGAAATCGACGTCATAGATAATGGTGAAGGCATTCCTGAAGAAATGAAATCTCGAGTTTTTGAGGTTTTCTTTACTGGTAAAGGGGATGAAGGTACAGGTTTAGGCTTAGCTGTTTCGAAAAAAATCATTGAAGGCCACAAAGGGAATATAAGCTTCTCCTCGGATGCGAATGGGACGGTTTTTTCTATACGCTTGCCAATTCATCAGAGGCAAAACAATACGCGATTGATTGATTTACCAGAGGATTTTTTAAGTCATATGAATGAAATTGCGTCAAAGCCCCGGGGTAGTACACAAGTTGAATAG
- a CDS encoding D-glycero-alpha-D-manno-heptose-1,7-bisphosphate 7-phosphatase → MKTIFIDRDGCVNVRLVGNWVMTWDDFEFMPGAISGIAALKKAGYRLILVTNQRCINLGKFSEEKLNALHDKMQNELKNEGGFFDSIYHCPHDRDENCGCRKPEPGMLLKAAEDFGDIDLSKSIMLGDQESDRLASEAAGVGNFYQISSEQTIADAAKTILAP, encoded by the coding sequence ATGAAAACCATTTTTATTGACCGCGATGGCTGTGTCAATGTTCGTTTAGTTGGCAACTGGGTCATGACCTGGGATGATTTTGAATTTATGCCTGGAGCTATCTCAGGTATTGCTGCCCTCAAAAAAGCGGGCTACCGCCTGATCCTAGTAACTAACCAACGTTGTATTAACTTAGGCAAGTTTAGCGAAGAAAAACTAAACGCCCTACACGATAAAATGCAAAATGAGCTCAAAAATGAAGGTGGTTTTTTTGATTCAATCTATCACTGTCCTCACGATCGCGATGAAAACTGTGGATGTCGCAAACCAGAGCCAGGTATGCTCCTAAAAGCTGCCGAAGACTTTGGTGATATTGATCTCAGTAAAAGCATCATGCTTGGCGACCAAGAAAGTGACCGTCTCGCTTCTGAAGCTGCTGGAGTTGGGAACTTTTACCAAATTTCTTCTGAGCAAACCATTGCTGACGCCGCAAAAACCATCCTTGCTCCTTAA
- the fabG gene encoding 3-oxoacyl-ACP reductase FabG yields the protein MQFKDQNVIVTGGTRGIGKGIAENFLKQGANVLVTYSGNKAAADEFLTTNEEYKDNIFTDCFNVADASACEEFFERLPFEKVHVLVNNAGIRKDNIVAMMPKDDWQQVLDINLTGTFNMCKAAVMKMSRQRYGRIVNITSPCSHFGFAGQANYAASKAGQIGLTRSLSKEVAKRKITVNCISPGFIGTDLIADLPEKLVDEYKQQIPMKRFGTVDEVANGVSFLASEQASYITGTVLEVSGGL from the coding sequence ATGCAATTTAAAGACCAAAACGTCATCGTTACTGGTGGCACACGTGGTATTGGCAAAGGTATTGCTGAAAACTTTCTCAAACAAGGCGCGAATGTACTCGTCACCTATAGCGGCAACAAGGCTGCCGCAGATGAATTCTTGACCACCAATGAAGAATACAAAGATAATATTTTCACCGACTGCTTTAATGTAGCTGATGCTTCTGCCTGCGAAGAGTTCTTTGAACGCCTTCCCTTTGAAAAAGTTCACGTACTCGTCAACAACGCAGGAATTCGCAAAGACAATATTGTTGCTATGATGCCAAAAGATGACTGGCAACAAGTTCTCGACATCAACCTTACGGGGACTTTCAACATGTGTAAGGCTGCAGTCATGAAGATGTCACGTCAACGCTATGGTCGTATCGTCAACATTACTTCTCCCTGTTCTCACTTCGGTTTTGCGGGTCAAGCCAACTACGCGGCCTCAAAAGCAGGTCAAATAGGCTTAACTCGCTCACTTTCAAAAGAAGTTGCAAAGAGAAAAATCACTGTGAATTGCATTTCCCCCGGTTTTATCGGAACAGATCTAATTGCAGACCTCCCAGAAAAACTCGTCGATGAATACAAACAGCAAATCCCCATGAAACGCTTTGGCACTGTCGATGAAGTCGCTAATGGCGTGAGCTTCCTTGCATCGGAGCAAGCGAGCTATATCACAGGAACTGTTCTCGAAGTCAGTGGCGGCCTCTAA
- the ptsP gene encoding phosphoenolpyruvate--protein phosphotransferase, whose protein sequence is MSDIVDILKQVTNSILKHEPTAKTLQKVTELVCDKLLLDVCSIYTYDNKKKVLTLRANTGFVKKAKVSFSINEGLTGLVFREQNTINLTKPMAHPAFTLVNSIGEEKFQSYLGVPMIDSSGSTLGCLVIQTRSSEMIDEKVVDLANTLASQMAILVSQEGLQRVLSDHTIQEQDEIAQALENEEPDSHSDLQLEGSAVSPGVSYGPIRMLNSREIWDRIVLETGDNRQIETGRLEEAIKLACEETVHIQERAQKVFIEADASIFFAQLLLLEDENFIKDMYFGIDFYSYTAEAAVKNTVEKYIKKFQEARLPQLRERALDLLDVGIRLILQLQGLGLEQESSQQKVILVAPEIMPSDLVRIPNENILAIVCSHGGTTSHTAILSRSLQIPAVMGVNDIDELCQAGDSFLVNGDDGSIVINPGDEILKMYAERLEAGTINIEYPSVNFPTITRDEISVKMRGNICMVSDFKLLEKVQHDGVGLYRTEFMFMMHENFPVENEQYRIFRQVAKLGEPNSVVIRALDIGGDKPLAYFDHGTEDDPMLGYRSIRILLEHPDIFIPHLRAMLRAAQRGNMKILFPMIAHYEDVLALKKVIKKQVAELRKIYGRKFTVPPLGAMIEMPSAVCQLKEMLDYFDFVSIGTNDLVQYFFAVDRGNKKVSRYFCPMHPLILRVLKKIIDTCDSREKPVSICGEIASNPLATPILIGIGLIDFSMTPMQIGKIKHLTSQLDSKKCAKLAQKALKCTTQQEVIDLVKAFYKKEQISIET, encoded by the coding sequence TTGAGCGATATAGTTGACATACTAAAACAAGTAACTAACTCAATACTTAAGCATGAGCCGACTGCAAAAACCTTGCAGAAAGTGACTGAACTGGTATGTGACAAGTTGCTTTTAGATGTCTGTAGTATCTACACCTACGACAACAAAAAGAAGGTATTAACTTTGCGTGCCAATACTGGTTTTGTTAAAAAAGCCAAAGTTTCCTTTTCCATTAATGAGGGTCTAACGGGACTCGTTTTCAGGGAACAGAACACGATCAACCTCACAAAGCCCATGGCTCACCCAGCATTCACACTGGTGAACTCAATTGGTGAAGAAAAATTTCAATCCTACTTGGGTGTACCAATGATTGACAGTAGCGGCTCAACTCTGGGCTGCTTAGTTATCCAAACTCGATCTAGTGAAATGATTGATGAAAAGGTTGTTGACCTAGCAAACACTTTAGCCTCACAAATGGCCATCCTTGTTTCGCAAGAAGGTCTTCAACGTGTCCTTTCAGATCACACGATTCAGGAACAAGATGAAATCGCTCAAGCCCTCGAAAATGAAGAACCTGATAGTCATAGCGACTTACAACTTGAAGGTTCAGCAGTTTCACCTGGTGTTAGCTATGGTCCAATCCGCATGCTCAATTCACGTGAAATCTGGGACCGCATCGTTTTAGAAACAGGCGATAACCGCCAAATAGAAACAGGACGCTTAGAAGAGGCCATAAAACTTGCCTGCGAAGAAACTGTACACATCCAAGAACGTGCTCAAAAAGTCTTTATCGAAGCCGACGCCTCTATTTTCTTTGCACAGCTGCTTCTACTCGAAGACGAAAATTTCATCAAGGACATGTACTTTGGCATCGATTTTTATAGCTACACTGCAGAGGCTGCAGTTAAGAATACCGTAGAAAAATACATAAAAAAATTCCAAGAAGCTCGCCTTCCACAATTACGTGAACGCGCACTCGACCTCCTCGACGTAGGCATTCGTCTCATACTTCAATTACAGGGACTTGGATTAGAGCAAGAAAGTAGCCAACAAAAGGTTATCCTCGTCGCTCCAGAAATTATGCCTTCTGATCTAGTTAGAATTCCTAATGAAAACATCCTTGCGATTGTTTGTTCTCATGGTGGCACGACTTCACACACTGCTATCCTCTCTCGTTCACTTCAAATCCCAGCTGTTATGGGAGTCAATGATATTGACGAACTCTGCCAAGCTGGAGATAGCTTCTTAGTTAATGGTGACGACGGCTCGATCGTCATTAATCCTGGCGACGAAATTTTAAAAATGTATGCCGAACGCCTTGAAGCAGGTACAATCAACATAGAGTACCCTAGCGTAAACTTCCCTACAATTACCAGGGATGAGATATCCGTCAAAATGCGTGGCAATATCTGCATGGTAAGTGACTTTAAGTTACTCGAAAAAGTACAGCATGATGGCGTCGGTTTATACCGAACTGAATTCATGTTCATGATGCATGAAAACTTCCCGGTAGAAAATGAACAGTATAGAATTTTTCGGCAAGTGGCTAAACTTGGTGAACCCAATTCAGTTGTTATTCGCGCCCTTGATATTGGAGGAGATAAGCCTCTAGCTTACTTTGATCACGGAACTGAAGATGACCCAATGCTCGGCTACCGATCCATACGTATCCTCCTTGAACACCCTGATATTTTCATTCCTCATTTGCGTGCCATGTTGCGCGCTGCCCAGCGTGGAAATATGAAAATTCTCTTTCCAATGATTGCGCATTATGAAGATGTTTTGGCACTCAAAAAAGTCATCAAAAAACAAGTTGCTGAACTAAGAAAAATCTATGGACGTAAATTCACTGTTCCACCCTTAGGAGCTATGATTGAAATGCCTTCAGCTGTTTGCCAGCTTAAGGAAATGCTTGACTACTTTGATTTTGTCAGCATTGGAACCAACGATCTCGTCCAATACTTTTTTGCTGTGGATCGAGGAAATAAAAAAGTATCTCGTTACTTCTGCCCCATGCACCCATTAATTTTACGCGTACTCAAAAAAATAATCGATACCTGTGACAGTAGAGAAAAACCAGTTTCTATCTGTGGTGAAATTGCCAGCAACCCCTTAGCGACTCCGATACTGATCGGAATTGGCTTAATTGACTTTTCCATGACCCCCATGCAAATCGGAAAAATAAAACACTTGACTTCACAACTCGACTCAAAGAAATGCGCTAAATTAGCCCAGAAAGCTTTGAAATGTACGACTCAACAGGAAGTCATTGACTTAGTAAAAGCCTTCTATAAAAAAGAGCAGATTTCCATAGAGACCTAA
- a CDS encoding DUF2062 domain-containing protein: MSILSPRFYRIQFFKILRSGGTPEYIARSVFCGVFSGLTVPLLQIPLAILVAWIFKANKTIASLATFVSNPLSYPIFWFSSLYIGSFFISGNEKFLADCQKHFFELSFWINLDWWKLGGSTILMFITGGAILGFILGTLAYFWTKKKVIQKRAKRQQNERAKNLKKEV, from the coding sequence ATGAGCATTCTTAGTCCGCGATTCTACCGCATACAATTCTTTAAAATCCTTCGTTCTGGAGGAACCCCAGAGTATATTGCTCGCTCTGTTTTTTGTGGTGTTTTCTCCGGGCTTACAGTCCCCCTCCTTCAAATCCCGCTAGCCATACTCGTCGCTTGGATCTTCAAAGCAAATAAAACAATTGCTTCACTTGCCACATTTGTTTCCAACCCACTTTCCTACCCCATATTTTGGTTCAGCTCCTTGTATATTGGCTCGTTTTTCATCTCAGGTAATGAGAAATTCTTAGCTGACTGCCAGAAACATTTTTTTGAATTGTCATTTTGGATCAACTTAGATTGGTGGAAATTGGGAGGAAGCACCATCCTCATGTTCATTACAGGCGGAGCTATTCTAGGATTCATTTTAGGCACACTCGCTTATTTCTGGACAAAGAAGAAAGTCATTCAAAAACGCGCCAAGAGACAACAAAACGAACGGGCAAAAAACTTAAAAAAAGAGGTATAA
- the aroC gene encoding chorismate synthase — protein sequence MAGNSFGQAFRITTAGESHGKGNVVIIDGCPPGIEFSEDDIQPDLDRRKPGQSSVTTQRKESDTATILSGVFEGKTTGTSIAIFVPNEDQRSRDYSKIFDKYRPGHADYTFDKKYGLRDYRGGGRSSARETISRVAAGTLAKKIIAEHGINIVAYVKQVGHVAAQIADPATITLEQVEANIVRCPDPEAAEKMIDLIKEVRKDQDSIGGLSEMVITGVPPGLGEPVFDKLKADLSKAIMSIPAVTAFEYGAGFSVVEMRGSQNNDLFEPTEDGVHTSTNNHGGMLGGISSGENIIMRAAVKPTSSLPRAQKSVNQSGEAVEISTGGRHDPCLLPRFAPIAESMCALVIADHLLRWRAQCPTQTGPIGDAP from the coding sequence ATGGCTGGCAATTCATTTGGACAAGCTTTTAGAATTACGACTGCCGGAGAATCACACGGCAAAGGCAATGTTGTGATTATTGACGGATGCCCTCCCGGAATAGAATTCTCTGAGGACGACATTCAACCTGACCTCGATCGTCGTAAACCTGGACAAAGCTCGGTGACAACTCAGCGTAAAGAATCAGATACTGCAACTATACTTTCAGGTGTTTTCGAAGGCAAAACTACAGGTACAAGTATCGCTATTTTCGTACCAAACGAAGATCAACGTAGCCGTGATTACTCAAAGATATTTGATAAATATCGCCCTGGTCATGCTGATTACACTTTTGACAAAAAATATGGTTTACGAGATTATCGTGGCGGTGGACGCTCTTCTGCTCGTGAAACTATTAGTCGTGTTGCCGCAGGTACACTCGCGAAAAAGATTATTGCTGAACACGGTATCAATATCGTTGCTTACGTTAAACAAGTCGGTCATGTGGCTGCTCAAATTGCGGATCCCGCAACAATCACCCTCGAACAAGTGGAAGCAAATATTGTTCGTTGTCCCGATCCCGAAGCTGCTGAAAAAATGATCGACCTTATCAAAGAAGTTCGCAAAGATCAAGACTCTATTGGCGGCCTCTCCGAAATGGTCATCACTGGAGTCCCACCTGGGTTAGGCGAGCCCGTCTTCGATAAGCTCAAAGCCGATTTAAGTAAAGCAATCATGTCGATCCCCGCTGTAACGGCTTTTGAATATGGCGCTGGATTCTCGGTAGTTGAGATGCGCGGATCGCAAAACAACGACCTTTTCGAACCTACAGAAGATGGTGTCCACACTTCCACAAATAACCACGGCGGAATGCTCGGTGGTATCTCCAGTGGAGAAAACATTATTATGCGTGCCGCAGTTAAGCCGACTTCTTCTCTACCAAGAGCTCAAAAATCAGTTAACCAAAGTGGTGAAGCTGTGGAGATCTCAACTGGTGGTCGTCACGACCCATGTCTTCTCCCCCGTTTTGCACCCATCGCAGAATCCATGTGTGCTCTAGTTATTGCCGATCACCTCTTGCGCTGGAGAGCTCAGTGCCCTACACAAACAGGTCCAATTGGAGACGCTCCATAG
- a CDS encoding LON peptidase substrate-binding domain-containing protein, with protein sequence MDIAKPSLDIIASQSAIIFPGIKARIYIPKKYNTTITRLLDSPGKFILAYPKEDEENTAYSTASLVCIEDFNLQSSGVWELIIKAYERIHLLAHVNPMDLPLTTQDYQIINYVDEEFILQEEEIEIKKALQVKIKKNFPKMPHELYSELMENFSISKFLHYLCFSSPKSKDAKIELLQYNSLYELYQKLIDGFMK encoded by the coding sequence ATGGATATAGCGAAGCCTTCACTCGACATCATCGCCTCACAATCAGCTATTATTTTCCCAGGAATTAAAGCTCGAATTTATATCCCTAAAAAATATAACACCACAATAACGAGACTGCTCGATTCCCCTGGGAAATTCATCCTTGCCTACCCAAAAGAAGACGAAGAAAACACCGCATACAGCACAGCCAGTCTCGTATGCATAGAGGACTTCAATTTACAAAGCTCAGGAGTTTGGGAACTTATTATAAAAGCTTACGAGCGCATTCATCTACTAGCTCATGTGAACCCCATGGATTTACCTTTAACTACCCAAGACTATCAAATCATTAATTACGTGGATGAGGAGTTCATTTTACAGGAGGAAGAAATAGAAATCAAAAAAGCCCTTCAGGTCAAAATAAAAAAAAACTTTCCAAAAATGCCACATGAGCTCTATAGCGAACTGATGGAAAACTTTTCTATCTCTAAGTTTCTTCACTATCTTTGCTTTAGTTCCCCCAAAAGCAAGGACGCCAAAATTGAGCTCCTTCAATATAATTCATTGTATGAACTCTACCAAAAACTCATTGATGGTTTTATGAAGTAA